The proteins below are encoded in one region of Brevundimonas fontaquae:
- a CDS encoding DUF7662 domain-containing protein encodes MAKYDPLRDYLRKQKTDELELSFVEMERKIGYMLPKSAGLPQWWANTTDPATTHVQRKAWGDAGFDAFLIAGADRVRFKRVRSPGSNA; translated from the coding sequence ATGGCCAAATACGATCCGCTTCGAGACTATCTCCGCAAACAGAAGACCGATGAACTCGAGCTCTCCTTCGTCGAGATGGAGCGCAAGATCGGCTATATGCTGCCCAAGAGTGCAGGCCTGCCGCAGTGGTGGGCTAACACGACCGACCCGGCGACGACCCATGTTCAACGCAAGGCCTGGGGCGACGCCGGCTTCGACGCCTTCCTGATCGCCGGCGCCGACCGCGTGCGTTTCAAGCGAGTTCGATCTCCAGGTTCGAACGCCTAG
- a CDS encoding helix-turn-helix transcriptional regulator, translating into MDTVKEPSPFDDLEDRILPWSQVKVICGLSRTTVWRMQKTGDFPACVQVSQNRVGWWQSELLAWRRARTPRRLPEPRVMVAAAKPVESPTVGRKMAEPQRALRPERPRQKRKSGVPENQTAFDFGG; encoded by the coding sequence ATGGATACGGTAAAGGAGCCGTCGCCGTTCGACGATCTGGAGGACCGGATCCTGCCCTGGTCGCAGGTGAAGGTGATCTGCGGTCTGAGCCGGACGACGGTCTGGCGTATGCAGAAGACTGGAGATTTCCCGGCCTGTGTTCAAGTCTCGCAGAACAGGGTCGGATGGTGGCAGAGCGAACTGCTGGCCTGGCGACGGGCGAGGACGCCGCGGCGTCTGCCGGAGCCCCGGGTGATGGTGGCGGCGGCGAAGCCGGTCGAATCGCCGACGGTCGGGCGAAAAATGGCAGAGCCGCAGCGAGCCTTGCGGCCAGAGAGACCTCGCCAGAAACGGAAATCCGGTGTTCCGGAGAACCAGACAGCGTTCGACTTCGGAGGCTAG
- a CDS encoding lytic transglycosylase domain-containing protein, protein MVRPFLAALALALATCDASAQSVDWRIAGGDLFGRPASQPVSDLAGVEDATPRLPPLSQPFMDAIAAAAERHGLDPKMLHALVIVESAYRVDAVSPVGAGGLTQLMPGTAADLGVRDRFDPIENLNGGADYLARQLLRFGDVKLAFAAYNSGPDRVARLGRIPNIAETQAYVAAAIDCYLALSAGRGARNSRECQAREPGR, encoded by the coding sequence ATGGTGAGACCCTTTTTGGCCGCTCTGGCCCTGGCGCTTGCGACCTGCGACGCCTCCGCTCAATCGGTCGATTGGCGCATTGCCGGCGGCGATCTGTTTGGACGTCCCGCCTCGCAGCCGGTGTCGGACCTGGCCGGCGTCGAAGACGCCACGCCCCGACTGCCGCCCCTGTCCCAGCCGTTCATGGACGCCATCGCCGCAGCGGCTGAGCGCCACGGGTTGGATCCGAAGATGCTCCACGCCCTGGTGATTGTGGAATCCGCATACCGGGTCGATGCCGTGTCTCCGGTCGGGGCCGGCGGCCTGACGCAGTTGATGCCGGGAACGGCGGCAGATCTCGGCGTTCGGGACCGGTTTGATCCGATCGAGAACCTCAATGGCGGGGCAGACTATCTGGCCCGGCAGTTGCTCCGCTTCGGGGACGTTAAGCTTGCATTCGCGGCGTATAATTCGGGACCGGATCGTGTCGCCCGGCTCGGGCGCATTCCGAACATAGCGGAGACGCAGGCCTACGTCGCCGCCGCGATTGACTGCTACCTCGCGCTCTCGGCCGGGAGGGGCGCCCGCAATTCCCGGGAGTGCCAGGCGCGGGAGCCCGGTCGATGA
- a CDS encoding S26 family signal peptidase: MTSPLDNGNRWAVLGVTLFFLTLGALIVDRTPALALVNESPSVPRGLYLRRPGAPPERGAMVALPQPPLARRYLGTLGMPEDVLLIKRVVAVGGDPVCRQGQAIRTPGRVVPVLDRDGRGAALPAWTGCRRLAPDELFLLGDTPGSFDSRYFGPVRTRDLEGVFRETLTW, encoded by the coding sequence ATGACCTCGCCCTTGGACAATGGAAACCGCTGGGCCGTGCTGGGGGTCACCCTCTTCTTCCTCACCCTGGGCGCCCTGATCGTCGACCGGACGCCGGCCCTGGCCCTGGTCAACGAGAGCCCCAGCGTGCCGCGCGGCCTGTATCTGCGACGGCCCGGCGCGCCGCCGGAGAGGGGGGCGATGGTCGCTCTGCCCCAGCCCCCGCTCGCCCGCCGCTATCTGGGCACGCTCGGGATGCCTGAGGATGTCCTGCTGATCAAAAGGGTGGTGGCCGTCGGCGGCGACCCTGTTTGCCGGCAAGGGCAGGCGATCCGCACGCCGGGCCGGGTGGTCCCGGTTCTCGACCGTGATGGACGCGGCGCGGCTCTGCCCGCTTGGACCGGATGCCGTCGGCTGGCGCCCGACGAGCTCTTCCTGCTCGGCGACACGCCGGGAAGTTTCGACAGTCGCTATTTTGGCCCCGTCCGGACCCGGGATCTGGAGGGGGTGTTTCGGGAGACTCTGACATGGTGA